tttgtgatacaaaatccagcatatctatcttgtttcctgtgtcatacaataaactaataataataataataaaattaacaataataataataataataataataataataataataataataataataaagagggttggaagagagcctttgggccatttagtccaacccccttctgcttttgtgcactgaaagcacaagcaaagcacccctgacagatggccacccagcctcaatgttaataataatcataataataaatacatcacacagtcctagacacttgggaacggtttgacttgtgattttgtgatacgaaatccagcatatctatcttgtttgctgtttcatacaataaaataataataataataataataataataataataataataatggttgtaagagaagaagaggccccatgggtcatttagtccaacccccttctgcccttgtgccatgggggccggataaatagctttgatgggccgcatccggcccccgggccttagtttggggacccttggcctaggggataaaagcctcctgacttgaaggttgggttgctgacctgaaggctgccaggttccaatcccacccggggagagtgtgggtgagctccctctctcagctccagctccatgcagggacatgagagaagcctcccacagttatttacatccatctatatatataaatgagtgatggcatcacggcaaccggcaaaacaacaaaactacaggcccctccaacctcgaaatttgacaacacaacccatcatccatgcctctaggttgataaaacaaaaagaaaagaaaaataaagtcctaattaaagggaaaggaataattgtttttatccaattgctgccagttagagggctaatctctgcccacttggtctcctagcaaccaactcagcccaggggacaggcagacttaggcctcaattaggcctcttccacagattatctaatttgcactggattatatggcagtgtagactcaaggcccttccacacagctatataacccatttgtaatcttatattatctgctttgcactggattatctttaccttaactaccaccaatttctcaatactttatttcgccacagcaacgcgtggccgggcacagctagttgctatctaattttaggtctcccaacagaaacgatcttctgacagtcctcttgcaaggacaagaaagatccaccataatcagagtcagcctttttatcctgaaagctatcaagaaaagagcacatttcctgaaagaagaatcgggaaaataagattttgtcggcaaacagatggtcagctgcctgtcctcccatcctttttgccttgtttttatttagaatggccatatgactggtcaaacaaataaattattattattattaaaacatccgggcaatgtcccctgggcaacgtccttgcagacggccaattctctcacaccagaagcaactcgggttgctcctgacacgaaaaaaaaaagcgcACTGCAGCTTCagcgcctggctgcttcctccctggacatcattccatggATATAGATAGAGTCCAGTGATGCGGCTTCTGTTGGAAGTCATGGAGAGCGCCTGACTCCCAATGGCAGCCCAgtgccccctccttccctccctccctccctcccccaaaagGGAAGGCCCGGACCcgccccttcccttcctcccacgAGGCCTGGGGCCCCGCgtgggcggaggaggaggaggagggggaggaggaggaggagggggaggaggaggaggagcccggCCGGAacgaagggggagggagggagggagggagggaggccaggctggaggaggaggaggaggaggaggccggcaGGTAGGCATCTACCGCTCTACACATCCCGCCATCCAGGCACCCCTCCCTCAgtgacatctctctctctctctctctctctctctctctcgctatcCCTGcttggtgggagggagggagggggggggggaagaaggaaggaaagaaggagggagggaggatggaaggaaggaaagaaaaaaggaaggaagggagggagggagagagagaaggaaaaaggaaggaaagagaaggaaggagataaagaaggagggatggagggagggaggaaaaagaaggaagaagagggaaggagaaggaaggaaggaaggaaggagagaaggaaggaaggtgggagggagggagggagggagggagagaaggaagaagggaaagagaaggaaggagataaagaaggagggagggaaggaaggaaggaagggaaagaaggagggagagaaggaaggaagaagggagggagggaggaagagaaagaaggagggaggacggaaggaaggtgggagagagggaaggagagagagaaggaagaaggaaagaagaaggaaggagataaagatggagggagggagggaggaaaaagaaggaagaagagagggaaggagaaggaaggaaggagagaaggaaggaaggaaggaaagagaaggaaggagataaagatggagggaggaagggaggagggaggggaggatagaaggaaagaaaaaagaagggagggaaggagaaggaaggaaggaaggtgggagggagggagagaaggaaagaaagagaaggaaggagataaagatggagggctgttcagcagtggaactctcttccccggactgtggtggaggctctttccttctttggaggcttttaagcagaggctgggtggccatctgtcgggggtgctttgaatgtaatttcctgcttcttggcagaatggggttggactggatggcccatgaggtctcttccaactctactattctatgattctatgagggagggagggaggaaaaagaaggaagaagagagggaaggaaggaaggaaggaaggaaggaaggaaggaaggaaggaaggaaggagggagggagggagggagggagggaggatggaaggaaggaaggtgggagggagggagggagggaggaaagaaagagagaaagaaggagggagagaagggaggaaggaaggaaggaggcaggcaAGAAAGTAAACATGAAAGAAGGCAGTCAAGCAAGTATCCAAACACAAAGATACACCGCTATGCAAGCTTCCAAAGCATCACCGACATCTTCGTCAAGCATTAAGTAATTAAAAGAGGGAACGTGGGGAGGCTGTTAGGGCCACAGACCTGAGACAGTTGAAACAACACAGGCtgcagggggagcgaggagggcCAAGGGCGGCAACACAACTGCATATCtagtaacaacagcaacaaaataaaCATTCCTACTGAGACCTGATGGGCCCCGCCCTGTGCAAAGGGCacggtttctggattttggactcCATGTGCTGGAGGTGCGGTTTCTGGGGCCTCACTGAGGACTAGCTGCTTGAGCCGGCCTCCctcttgcttctcctcctctgcaGGGTGTTGCTCCCCAAGGCGGATACATGGCTGAGAAGACCCCAAAAGGATGCCGGTGCTTGTAAGTATTGTAAGTACGCCAGGCCTCAATCAGATGGGTTCTGGGTTGCTGCGAGAAGGCCATTGATTTAGAGAGACAGACTTTGTTTTGATTTCTTGTTAGTGTGGTGCTGCTCCGTGGGGTTTgtgagacccccaagggccacccagtccaacccagcAGCGGGATTGTGTGGTTATGAGGCAGGCATGGGCGCAAACGtggagtgttttggactccaactcccaccatccctaacagccGATCTATGCAACTCCAATGAATGTTATCAAAAGCCTTCTCTGCATCCAAGAACATCAACACTCCTTGCTGTTCTTTATACCGCTGcagatatttgtatgtatatattttatcctttacaattttatcttgtaaattgcctagagcatcatggatgaagggcgattaataagtaattaaatgatgatgatgatgatgatgatgatgatgatgatgagatatTATCTGGcgggcacgggcaaacttcggccctccctccctccagttgttttggacatcaactcccaccattcaggccaggaattgtgggagttggagtccaaaaacacctggcgggaaggccaaagtttgcccatgcccaagcTGCATTCTTGTacatgctggaaaccgccctgagtcttctcgaggagatggagcagtatataaacaaaagattattattattctataattaatattattctcctcacagggttgttgttgcaACGTGTAAacattcccccctctctctctccatgaAGTTTCTTTGCCCGCTATGAGTGGCGACAGGCCTTAAACCAATTACGCTGCCGGTGGGAAGCCTCTTAAAAGCACACCGCGCTAAATCCATATCCACTTAGACCGCGCAGGGGTGTTTTGCAAACTAATTGGGCAGGAAGAGGATGGGTGTGGGCCGCTGGCGGGTCTGCCGAGCATTGTTTTGGGAGAGGAATGGCTGGAAAATAGATCAAGTGTCGTCCGCAGGTTTGCACATATACTCCAGAACCCATCGGCAGCCATGCGCGTCCCTCCCTCACTATGCGCTGCTGGGATGCTTTGGAACAAACCTACACCTGGTTTAAAACAAGGCGGGCACGTAGAAGTAAAAGAGAGTTTCacctatgctgacgattgtgccatcaccgcccaagcagagagctgtgaaatggttgaacagaagcttgaggtgctcttactgcctattacagagtttcaCCTATGCAGACGATCTTGCCAAGCAGAGAGctgtgaaatggttgaacagaagcttgaggtgctcttactgcctattacagagtttcaCCTATGCAGACGATCTTGCCAAGCAGGGAGctgtgaaatggttgaacagaagcttgaggtgctcttactgcctattacagagtttcaCCTATGCAGACGATCTTGCCAAGCAGAGAGctgtgaaatggttgaacagaagcttgaggtgctcttactgcctattacagagtttcaCCTATGCAGACGATCTTGCCAAGCAGAGAGctgtgaaatggttgaacagaagcttgaggtgctcttactgcctattacagagtttcaCCTATGCAGACGATCTTGCCAAGCAGGGAGctgtgaaatggttgaacagaagcttgaggtgctcttactgcctattacagagtttcaCCTATGCAGACGATCTTGCCAAGCAGAGAGctgtgaaatggttgaacagaagcttgaggtgctcttactgcctattacagagtttcaCCTATGCAGACGATCTTGCCAAGCAGGGAGctgtgaaatggttgaacagaagcttgaggtgctcttactgcctattacagagtttcaCCTATGCAGACGATCTTGCCAAGCAGAGAGctgtgaaatggttgaacagaagcttgaggtgctcttactgcctattacagagtttcaCCTATGCAGACGATCTTGCCAAGCAGGGAGctgtgaaatggttgaacagaagcttgaggtgctcttactgcctattacagagtttcaCCTATGCAGATGATCTTGCCAAGCAGGGAGctgtgaaatggttgaacagaagctctccgaagcttgaggtgctcttactgttTGTTGGGATGAGAGAATAGTCTGCCTCTTGTCTCTCCCAACACAAAGTCCCATTAGACTTGTCCTCCTGGGTGGTccatctcccttccttcttttctctctttcagcCTCGTGTCTTCTTCACCCTGGTTGCGTTGTCAGCCGGCTCCTTCCTCTACGTCCTGCTCTGCCCGCGCTTCTGCGTCCCCTTGTGTTGGCTCAGCTGCCGGCGCCTGGAAGAGGAAGGACGGGAGGGACGGTTGCTGCCGGAGGCGCCTTCGGATGCCCAGTTTGCGGGTTACATCAGCGTTCCAGAAGGGAAGGTGAGTCTGCCGCAGCGGCAGGAATGTTGGCCACTCGATCCACAGACACGGCATGGCCCGGTCCTGGGGTGTCCTTCATGGCTTAGTCACATCCCATCCAGGTGACTGtcaggctgcctctgaagagtgggCAGAAACTCCATCTGGTCTAAAgaggttgctcactggggtgaAGAATGAGCTGGGCTtcatggtcgggtgctcaccccaaccgggcttcgaactAGGTAGATCTTATTACATCTCCCGTTCTCTCCGTCCAGCCCTTGGCCCGCGCGCCATGCCGCCACTGCGCAGTGGTCTCCAGCTCCGGGCAGATGCTGGGCTCCCGCTCGGGGAAGGAGATTGACGCCAAGGAGTGCGTCCTGCGCATGAACCAGGCCCCGACGCAGGGCTTCGAGGAGGACGTGGGCGGGCGCAGCACCGTCCGGGTGGTCTCCCACACCAGCATCCCCCTCCTGCTGAGGAACCAGTCCTACTTCTTCGCCCGCTCGCGGGACACCCTCTACGTGGTCTGGGGCCCCCCCAGGCTGATGAGCCGGGAGAAGACCGGCCTGGTCTACAGGGCCCTCCTGAAGGTCAAGGAGATGTACCCCAGCCTCCGCCTCTACACGCTGACCGAGGAGATGATGGCACACTGCGATGCGCTCTTCCAGATGGAAACCGGGAAGGACAGGTGAGGGAACGGCTAGAGAAGACACAGGATAGAGGTTGGGCTGGACTCCCCTCTCGCTTTCCCCCTGAGAATGCTGCTGCCGTAATAACTCCACGCTCGTATGGAATGAATGACGTGGTAGGGGGACAAGTTCTCTTTGCTGCAGGAGTCAGATTATGGAAGCCAAGTACTCGTTCCTGTTTCTCTACTCGCAtttgttttcgaaccgctaggtaggcagaagctgggctaaaggtcaggagctcaccccgacctgggcttttGGTTGGCAAGTCCCATCCCTGCAGTGGGAATGTGGCTCTTCTCCCGCACGCACGGCTGACGCTTGTCTCGTCTCTCAAATTGGCAGGATGAAGTCCGGCTCGTTCCTCAGCACCGGCTGGTTCACCATGGTCCTGGCCATGGAGTTGTGCGAGCAGATCTTCGTCTTCGGCATGGTCAGCGAAAGCTACTGCAGGTACGTCCGGGACAGGGAGGGAGGAGCTGTGGGATAGATTCGTGAAATGGTGACGAAGCGCACGCCTTTGAAAAGGAAGTGTCTTCTTTGATTGGCAGGAACCAGAGCCAACCTCCCGTGCCTTACCACTATTTCGAGAAGGGGCGGCTGGACGAGTGCAGGATGTACCTGGCGCACGAACGGGCCCCGCGGGGCGGGCACCGCTTCATCACGGAGAAGGCGGTCTTTTCCCGCTGGGCAAAGAAGAGGAACATCGTCTTCACGCATCCCTCGTGGCCAGAGGGGTAGCAAGGTCCACTCCTGCAGAATATTCTGCCACTTGACGACTTTGGCTGTGTCCCGGACCTGGAAGTTTTGGCAGAACGGAACATTCTGCCTTTTGACGACTGCCTTGCTTGAAGACACCTCCGGCTGTGTCCCGGACCTGGAAGTTTTGGCAGAACGGAACATTCTGCCTTTTGATGACTGCCTTGCTTGAAGACACCTCCGGCTGTGTCCCAGACCTGGAAGTTTtgagagaacagaacagtccaCCTCTTAACAACTGCCTTGCTTGAAGACACCTCTGGCTGTGTCCCGGACCTGGAAGTTTTGAGAGAACGGAAGAGTCCGCCTCTTGATGACTGCCTTGCTTGAAGACCCCTCCGGCTGTGATCCAGACCTGGAAGTTTTGAGAGAATGGAAGAGTCCGCCTCTTGATGACTGCCTTGCTTGAAGACCCCTCCGGCTGTGATCCAGACCTGGAAGTTTTGAGAGAACGGAAGAGTCCGCCTCTTGATGACTGCCTTGCTTGAAGACCCCTCCGGCTGTGATCCAGACCTGGAAGTTTTGAGAGAACGGAAGAGTCCGCCTCTTGATGACTGCCTTGCTTGAAGACCCCTCCAGCTGTGATCCAGACCTGGAAGTTTTGAGAGAACGGAAGAGTCCGCCTCTTGATGACTGCCTTGCTTGAAGACCCCTCCGGCTGTGATCCAGACCTGGAAGTTTTGAGAGAACGGAAGAGTCCGCCTCTTGATGACTGCCTTGCTTGAAGACCCCCGGCTGTCTCCCGGACCTGGAAGTTTTGGCGGAATGGAACAGTCTTCCTCTTGACGACTGTCCTGCTTGAAGACCTCTCCGGCTGTGATCCAGACCTGGAAGTTTTGAGAGAACGGAACAGTCCACCTCTTGACGACTGCCTTGCTTGAAGACCCCTCCAGCTGTGTCCCGGACCTCTAAGTTTTGGCAGAACGGAACATTCTGCCTTTTGACGACTGCCTTGCTTGAAGACCCCTCCGGGTGTGTCCCGGACCTGGAAATTTtgagagaacagaacagtccCCCTCTTGACGACTGCCTTGCTTGAAGACACCTCTGGCTGTGTCCCAGACCTGGAAGTTTTGACGGAATTGAACATTCCGCCTCTTGACGACTGTCTTGCTTGAAGACACCTCTGGCTGTGTCCCGGACCTGGAAGTTTTGGCGCAGGATTAATTTGGGGAGGCAACTCTCTGAACGGCCCTTTCTTAGACTGTATGAAGTCTTTCCAGACCCCACAAGTCAAGAACGTgggtcttttatttatttcttccaagGACGGGCCTGATCTTCCCGAGAAAGGAGGCCGGTCCTCAACCCACTTTTGGTGACGACGCTGGCTTCAAATACTTAAATGTTGTTAGAACACAAGCTACATTGTGCAGACATTCGGTTGCCGAGCAAAAGAAATCCCTTTCTCCTTTGTTCCCGGGGGGAAAGTGCAGGGTTCGAGCATTAATCCCGGGACAACGTGGGCGAGCAGAACATAGCTGTGAGGTTTTCCACCAACATGGATGTCTTTGTTCTTCACATTGTCTCCTTTCTTTGGTCtcgtatttgtgtgtgtgtatgtgggtgtGTGGTTTCAAACAAGCCATCAGATGAATGTCCCACATTTGGGTACAAAGCAGGCTTATTGATGTGGTGTGCGAGCAGCACTTCCTGTCCCTTCCCCTTCCGGTGCTCTCAGTAGCGTGTTGCCGCATAGGAGAAGCATCGTATTGAAAGGAGAAGTAAATGTCATTTTAATCACTTTGGAAGGGGATTTTGTGTTTCTAAAACTCCCCGAGAGGCCAAAATAGTGAGTGATTTATTCATTAATTTATTACTTATTTCGGGGCGGATCGcagaacatatacatggcaaacattcaatgctgttagacATTCAGGACAGGCAACACAGCGAGGTATTATGttggcatttttccaacttcggcgtcctggaggttgtgctctaTTCTGGCCACACGAGGGCGCTGTCGCTCCATCCGCTACGTTGACGAGCCCTtgatcacagacttcctccttgttctttgatcgccggcattttctggtatttccttttttatGGCAACgttaaatacctccccacttaagtGGTGCCCAATTTCTCTACTCAccgctgtttttgaactgcttaggtggatacTGAGCTGGGCCGAAGGTCGGGTGCTcgccccaacctgggcttcgaactgcctGGGTTGcttcaccctggacatcattccacacacacacacatacacacatatatatatgcccccacttgcctagtttccaactgacctctgTGCAAAGACCCTCatggattgactttgcagctgcgaggccattcattgctaatcaacaTGGCCAAGAGAAGGGTTctttctttatcccaccctggacatcattccacaggcaGATCTACACTCACTTCCGACAGACGTCTATGCAgagaccctccctgattgactttgcagctgcaaggctactcaatgctaatcaagcttgataattgcaacattgacacttgcttcaaacagacaagagtttttctttctcccaccctggacattattccacagggatatatacactccacttcctTCATTACCTCTATGCAGGTACCCttcctgattgactttgcagctgcaaagccattcaatgataatcaagatTGCTATAGTCTCACTTGATTCAAACAGACAAGGCTtgtttctcccactttggacattattccacaaggatatatacactccacttgcttcattacctctatgcagagacccttactgattgactttgcagctacaaggctactcag
This genomic window from Anolis carolinensis isolate JA03-04 unplaced genomic scaffold, rAnoCar3.1.pri scaffold_7, whole genome shotgun sequence contains:
- the st6galnac4 gene encoding alpha-N-acetyl-neuraminyl-2,3-beta-galactosyl-1,3-N-acetyl-galactosaminide alpha-2,6-sialyltransferase isoform X2, whose amino-acid sequence is MPVLPRVFFTLVALSAGSFLYVLLCPRFCVPLCWLSCRRLEEEGREGRLLPEAPSDAQFAGYISVPEGKPLARAPCRHCAVVSSSGQMLGSRSGKEIDAKECVLRMNQAPTQGFEEDVGGRSTVRVVSHTSIPLLLRNQSYFFARSRDTLYVVWGPPRLMSREKTGLVYRALLKVKEMYPSLRLYTLTEEMMAHCDALFQMETGKDRMKSGSFLSTGWFTMVLAMELCEQIFVFGMVSESYCRNQSQPPVPYHYFEKGRLDECRMYLAHERAPRGGHRFITEKAVFSRWAKKRNIVFTHPSWPEG
- the st6galnac4 gene encoding alpha-N-acetyl-neuraminyl-2,3-beta-galactosyl-1,3-N-acetyl-galactosaminide alpha-2,6-sialyltransferase isoform X1, which encodes MPVLVSIPRVFFTLVALSAGSFLYVLLCPRFCVPLCWLSCRRLEEEGREGRLLPEAPSDAQFAGYISVPEGKPLARAPCRHCAVVSSSGQMLGSRSGKEIDAKECVLRMNQAPTQGFEEDVGGRSTVRVVSHTSIPLLLRNQSYFFARSRDTLYVVWGPPRLMSREKTGLVYRALLKVKEMYPSLRLYTLTEEMMAHCDALFQMETGKDRMKSGSFLSTGWFTMVLAMELCEQIFVFGMVSESYCRNQSQPPVPYHYFEKGRLDECRMYLAHERAPRGGHRFITEKAVFSRWAKKRNIVFTHPSWPEG